From a single Loigolactobacillus coryniformis subsp. coryniformis KCTC 3167 = DSM 20001 genomic region:
- a CDS encoding FAD-dependent oxidoreductase — protein MKVIVVGSSHGGYEAVREVLANDPTAEIQWYEKGDFLSFLSCGMQLYLEGVVKDVNSVRYATPEKMRAQGVAVYTREEITAIDPQAHTVHVQNHNNGTERDEKYDKLILSAGAVPAEIPVPGKDLANIYAMRGRDWAIKLKAKTVDPTVKNVVVIGSGYIGVEAAEVFAKAGKHVTIIDLLPRLLSLYLDAEFTDILTKEMATHNIYPAAGQAVQRFAGENGQVTQVITDQATYPADLVIEAAGIKPNTAWLKDTLELDEKGLIKIDQYLRTSQPDIFAVGDATLVRFAPTDGSARIALATNARRQGRYAAKNLVDAKYPVPAVSGSSALSVFDYKFASTGIKEGTAHNYGLETKSVFVTDTYRPPFVPETAGNTEVLFKLTYAPENGRVLGAQIMSKADVTANINAISLAIQGKMTINDLAYADFFFQPGFDRPWNIINVAAQKAQRQK, from the coding sequence ATGAAAGTAATCGTCGTCGGTTCATCACATGGTGGCTATGAGGCGGTACGTGAAGTTCTAGCAAATGACCCAACAGCCGAGATCCAATGGTACGAAAAAGGTGATTTTCTATCTTTCCTTTCTTGTGGTATGCAGCTTTATTTGGAAGGTGTTGTTAAGGACGTTAATTCCGTTCGCTACGCGACACCTGAAAAGATGCGGGCACAAGGTGTAGCCGTTTATACGCGTGAAGAGATCACTGCGATCGATCCTCAAGCACACACCGTTCATGTTCAAAATCATAACAATGGTACAGAACGTGACGAGAAATACGATAAATTAATTCTTAGCGCTGGTGCAGTACCAGCAGAAATTCCCGTTCCAGGTAAAGATCTAGCTAATATCTATGCTATGCGTGGGCGCGATTGGGCCATCAAGCTCAAAGCCAAAACGGTTGATCCAACTGTGAAAAACGTTGTTGTGATCGGTTCTGGCTATATTGGCGTCGAAGCTGCTGAAGTTTTTGCTAAAGCTGGCAAGCACGTCACGATCATTGATTTGTTACCACGTTTACTCAGTTTATACTTAGATGCTGAATTTACGGACATTTTGACGAAAGAAATGGCGACCCATAATATTTATCCAGCAGCAGGCCAAGCGGTACAGCGCTTTGCTGGTGAAAATGGTCAGGTGACACAAGTCATCACGGATCAAGCAACTTATCCAGCTGATTTAGTTATTGAAGCTGCTGGTATCAAACCTAACACCGCTTGGCTCAAGGATACCCTTGAACTTGACGAAAAAGGGCTGATCAAGATTGATCAGTATTTACGTACGAGCCAACCTGACATTTTTGCTGTTGGTGATGCGACCTTAGTTCGTTTTGCGCCAACTGATGGATCCGCACGCATTGCTCTAGCAACTAATGCGCGGCGGCAAGGTCGCTACGCTGCCAAAAACTTAGTCGACGCAAAATATCCGGTACCCGCTGTTTCTGGCTCCTCTGCATTATCCGTCTTTGACTATAAGTTTGCGTCAACGGGGATCAAAGAAGGAACTGCCCACAATTACGGTCTCGAAACAAAATCCGTCTTTGTAACCGATACTTATCGGCCACCATTTGTGCCCGAAACTGCTGGTAACACAGAAGTTTTATTCAAATTAACTTACGCACCAGAAAATGGCCGTGTCCTGGGTGCACAAATCATGTCGAAAGCAGATGTTACAGCTAATATCAACGCTATTTCTTTAGCCATTCAAGGTAAAATGACGATCAATGACCTTGCCTACGCTGATTTCTTCTTCCAGCCTGGCTTCGATCGTCCATGGAATATCATCAATGTTGCGGCTCAAAAAGCGCAACGCCAAAAGTAA
- a CDS encoding Na+/H+ antiporter NhaC family protein — MQNKMKKLGFTEALIVLIIVLAVMGIGVIGFGLSPQVPVMLAMSLVMVWAKWRHSDWATVNVGIAEGIEKGIIPIFIFILIGAMISTWIAAGTIPTLMVVGFKLISVRWFLPSVFIVCALVGAAVGSAFTVVSTVGLAFFGMGMTMNLNPAMVAGAIISGGIMGDKLSPLSETNNLAAAVVDIDLFTHMRNLYWSIVPAGGITLVIFSFLGRTSNGASLSQIQRTVSILNHNFSISIWALLPIILVFACAGLKIPAIPTMLLNVFVTTGLLLVEQPRLGLNHLATIITDGFVAHTGNAGVDKLLSRGGIVSMMPTVALIVLTLSLGGLLVKFGLIEAVMTPIAQHLNNSGKLILAGLVACIGVNLFVGEQFLSIILPGRAFKQAFNQGGLSDEALGRVLEDGGTVINYLVPWGVGGVFLANTLGVPTIEYLPFVFFSLLCPVMSLLSGFAGVGLQHLKAPAKSL; from the coding sequence ATGCAGAATAAAATGAAAAAATTAGGTTTTACTGAAGCATTAATTGTTTTGATCATTGTGTTAGCGGTCATGGGGATCGGTGTGATCGGTTTTGGCTTATCACCGCAAGTACCCGTTATGCTGGCAATGAGTTTAGTGATGGTATGGGCAAAATGGCGTCATTCTGATTGGGCAACGGTTAATGTTGGTATCGCTGAAGGTATCGAAAAAGGAATCATTCCAATTTTTATTTTTATCTTGATTGGGGCTATGATCAGTACCTGGATCGCGGCTGGGACCATTCCTACGTTAATGGTTGTTGGCTTTAAATTGATCAGTGTACGTTGGTTCTTACCTTCCGTTTTTATTGTTTGTGCGTTAGTCGGTGCGGCTGTTGGGAGTGCATTTACAGTTGTGTCGACAGTTGGTTTGGCCTTTTTCGGTATGGGGATGACGATGAATTTGAACCCAGCCATGGTGGCAGGGGCGATTATTTCCGGTGGTATTATGGGCGATAAATTATCGCCATTATCAGAGACCAATAATTTAGCGGCAGCCGTCGTTGATATTGATTTATTCACTCATATGCGTAATTTATACTGGTCGATCGTACCAGCCGGTGGTATTACGTTGGTTATTTTTAGCTTCCTTGGCCGTACTAGCAATGGCGCTAGCTTGAGTCAAATTCAGCGTACGGTTAGTATTTTAAATCATAATTTTTCGATTTCAATTTGGGCATTGTTGCCAATTATTCTCGTTTTTGCTTGCGCAGGCTTAAAAATTCCTGCGATACCAACGATGCTGTTGAATGTTTTTGTGACGACTGGCTTATTGTTGGTTGAGCAGCCACGTTTAGGTTTGAATCATTTGGCAACGATTATCACCGATGGCTTTGTGGCCCATACTGGTAATGCGGGGGTCGATAAATTATTATCCCGCGGTGGTATCGTCAGTATGATGCCAACCGTTGCTCTGATCGTGTTAACTTTGTCATTAGGTGGTTTGCTAGTGAAATTTGGGTTGATCGAAGCAGTAATGACGCCGATCGCACAGCATTTAAATAATAGTGGCAAATTGATCTTAGCCGGTTTGGTGGCTTGTATTGGCGTTAATTTATTTGTTGGTGAACAATTTTTATCAATTATCTTACCAGGACGAGCGTTTAAGCAGGCATTTAACCAAGGTGGGTTAAGTGATGAGGCGCTTGGTCGTGTACTGGAAGATGGCGGTACGGTGATCAATTACTTAGTACCGTGGGGTGTTGGTGGTGTTTTCCTGGCTAACACATTAGGTGTGCCAACGATCGAGTACTTACCCTTTGTTTTCTTCAGTTTGCTTTGTCCAGTGATGTCATTGTTAAGCGGTTTTGCTGGTGTTGGTTTACAACATTTAAAAGCTCCTGCTAAATCGTTATAA
- a CDS encoding NUDIX hydrolase yields the protein MLNFVNAGRPGKVQTENQRYHGYIFDFVQRQIKTPDHMVVTRDVILHRPAVAILALTADQQVVVNSEYRAGVNQESIALPAGLLNENEDALTAAPRELSEETGYVAHDLKVLTTVASSEGFTDERVTLVLAHIDATERVATHFDADEFVNSQLVPLSELVTLVKNGTVQSAQTVAAVGYYLAFCQND from the coding sequence ATGTTAAATTTTGTAAATGCCGGGCGGCCTGGGAAAGTACAGACGGAGAATCAGCGTTATCATGGTTATATTTTTGACTTTGTGCAGCGCCAGATCAAAACGCCCGATCATATGGTGGTAACGCGTGATGTTATTTTGCATCGCCCGGCGGTGGCAATTTTGGCTTTAACTGCAGATCAACAAGTGGTTGTAAATAGCGAATATCGGGCGGGGGTTAACCAGGAAAGCATTGCCTTGCCTGCCGGTTTACTAAATGAAAACGAAGATGCGTTGACCGCAGCACCACGGGAATTAAGTGAAGAAACGGGTTACGTGGCCCATGATTTAAAAGTATTGACCACGGTCGCTTCATCAGAGGGCTTTACTGATGAGCGGGTAACCTTGGTGTTGGCTCACATTGATGCAACTGAACGGGTAGCCACGCATTTTGATGCGGATGAATTTGTTAATAGTCAATTAGTTCCCTTGTCAGAGCTGGTTACCTTAGTCAAAAATGGCACTGTTCAGTCGGCCCAAACCGTGGCGGCAGTTGGTTATTATTTAGCCTTTTGTCAGAACGACTAG
- a CDS encoding nitroreductase family protein, translating to MQTHVNNDFKDIMANRQSIRNFDPSVKIDHTEMTTMINEAITAPSACNLQAWHFVVVDTPAGKDKLRSFFMKFNTPQLDTSSAMVMIFGDTLAYKSYRDLWNKAYENKQITAEKRDEVFKTFLPLYENASTDMLKADATVDSALAAMQFMLVARAHGYETNPIAGYDASKAAAALGLDEKRYVPVMAIAIGKPAPDDKDEVKSVRYTAEQVTQFE from the coding sequence ATGCAAACACACGTCAATAATGATTTTAAAGATATTATGGCGAATCGGCAGTCGATTCGTAATTTCGATCCTAGCGTTAAAATTGATCATACTGAGATGACCACGATGATCAATGAAGCGATTACTGCACCTTCTGCCTGCAATTTACAAGCATGGCACTTTGTCGTCGTTGATACACCAGCGGGTAAGGATAAGTTACGTTCATTTTTCATGAAATTTAATACGCCACAACTGGACACTAGTTCTGCAATGGTCATGATTTTTGGTGACACGTTGGCTTACAAGTCATATCGTGATTTATGGAACAAAGCATATGAAAATAAGCAGATCACTGCTGAAAAGCGGGATGAAGTTTTCAAAACTTTCCTACCTTTGTATGAAAATGCGTCAACAGATATGTTAAAAGCTGATGCAACGGTGGATAGTGCATTAGCCGCGATGCAGTTTATGTTAGTAGCGCGGGCCCATGGTTACGAAACCAATCCAATCGCTGGTTACGATGCGTCTAAAGCGGCTGCTGCTTTAGGCTTAGATGAAAAACGTTATGTGCCAGTAATGGCAATTGCAATCGGTAAGCCAGCACCAGACGATAAAGATGAAGTGAAATCCGTTCGTTATACCGCTGAGCAAGTAACACAGTTTGAATAA
- a CDS encoding MetQ/NlpA family ABC transporter substrate-binding protein: MIKHKRLVLLIGLAVAAFIFVFGGAIVPAHAAKTVTIGINGSDHRQWNPAEKTLAKEGIKLKFVTFSDYNQPNTALVNGDVDLNAFQTKYFFDDWKKTHKAKLSAIGKTVIAPLALYSSKHTKVSQIKKGDTIIIANDVTDEGRALTLLQNAGLIKIKNKTLPTVHDITQNKLNLKIKEVDASQTAHSLGDVSAAVINSGVATDAKLNHKDALYTEQINKKSKPYINIIAARTEDKNNKTYKKVVQAFQQEATKKAIQKIFKGAETAAWDIKLK; encoded by the coding sequence ATGATTAAACATAAACGATTAGTTTTACTGATCGGTTTAGCAGTTGCAGCATTTATTTTCGTATTTGGTGGCGCAATCGTACCCGCACACGCTGCTAAAACAGTCACAATTGGGATTAATGGTAGTGATCACCGGCAATGGAATCCGGCAGAAAAAACTTTGGCGAAGGAAGGTATCAAATTAAAATTTGTGACTTTCAGCGATTACAATCAGCCGAATACTGCTTTAGTCAACGGTGATGTCGATTTAAATGCTTTCCAAACAAAATACTTTTTCGATGATTGGAAAAAAACGCATAAGGCTAAATTAAGTGCCATTGGCAAAACCGTGATCGCACCACTTGCATTATATTCCAGCAAACACACCAAAGTTAGCCAGATCAAAAAAGGTGACACGATCATCATTGCCAATGACGTTACTGATGAAGGTCGTGCGCTGACCCTTTTACAAAATGCTGGCTTGATCAAAATCAAAAATAAGACGTTACCAACGGTTCATGATATTACGCAAAATAAGCTGAATTTGAAAATCAAAGAAGTTGATGCGTCACAAACAGCGCATTCTTTAGGCGATGTTTCCGCGGCGGTGATCAATAGTGGGGTTGCGACCGATGCTAAATTGAACCATAAGGATGCACTGTACACGGAACAAATCAATAAGAAATCGAAGCCGTATATCAATATTATTGCCGCCAGAACTGAAGATAAAAATAACAAGACTTACAAAAAAGTCGTTCAAGCTTTCCAACAAGAAGCAACGAAAAAAGCCATCCAGAAGATCTTTAAAGGCGCTGAGACCGCTGCTTGGGATATTAAGCTGAAGTAA
- a CDS encoding M20/M25/M40 family metallo-hydrolase — translation MVFADFPAATPAANATTVLFYNHYDVQPAEPLALWRTDPWTLTKQDGKFFGRGIADCKGDLFVRLTALKNYLDEYGQPPVHIKFLVEGAEEIASQGLDDYFKQHSELFQSDLIIWESGTKNERGQLRITGGNKGISCFEISADSASRNLHSSNSAIIDGALWHLIDGISSLHQHGKISVAGFYDNITAPTLRAKNLAHKMYFSSAKLSKLYQLQYPFLQGDNEEKIKEAYLFAPSFNIEGISGGYEGASVKTVLPAHGGAKFDMRLVPGQDPADVADKVATQLYNNGFGDLKVDYTMGVTAYRSDMDAPLIKELIATAQTVYGGTDSVEVLPTSAGTGPSYNFNHYLHAPIAAIGIGNPNSGAHAPNENVTEADYLSGIEVITQFFANLSAHTRADDHSITA, via the coding sequence CTGGTCTTTGCTGATTTTCCTGCAGCGACGCCGGCGGCTAATGCAACAACAGTACTATTTTATAATCATTATGATGTTCAGCCAGCGGAGCCGCTTGCGTTATGGCGGACTGATCCGTGGACGTTGACTAAGCAAGACGGTAAATTTTTTGGACGGGGAATCGCGGACTGTAAAGGTGATCTGTTTGTTCGTTTAACGGCGTTGAAAAATTATTTAGACGAATACGGTCAGCCCCCAGTGCATATCAAGTTCTTGGTCGAAGGGGCTGAGGAGATTGCCAGCCAAGGCTTAGATGATTATTTCAAACAACATAGTGAACTGTTTCAAAGCGACTTGATCATCTGGGAGTCAGGGACTAAAAATGAACGTGGTCAGTTGCGGATCACCGGTGGGAATAAAGGTATCAGCTGTTTTGAAATTTCTGCTGACTCTGCCAGTCGCAATCTACACTCATCTAATTCTGCCATTATTGATGGTGCGTTGTGGCATTTGATCGATGGCATTTCTAGCTTGCATCAGCACGGCAAAATTAGTGTAGCCGGTTTTTATGATAATATCACCGCACCCACATTACGGGCTAAAAATTTAGCCCATAAAATGTATTTTTCGTCGGCCAAATTAAGCAAACTGTATCAGCTGCAGTACCCATTTTTACAGGGTGACAATGAAGAAAAAATTAAGGAAGCTTATCTATTTGCCCCAAGTTTTAATATCGAGGGTATTAGTGGTGGTTACGAAGGCGCCAGTGTCAAAACCGTTTTGCCCGCGCACGGTGGGGCTAAGTTTGACATGCGGCTAGTGCCTGGTCAAGACCCCGCTGATGTTGCCGATAAAGTCGCCACTCAGCTGTACAACAACGGTTTTGGCGACCTTAAAGTAGATTACACAATGGGCGTTACCGCTTATCGTTCCGACATGGACGCACCACTGATCAAAGAATTGATTGCCACGGCGCAAACGGTCTATGGCGGCACCGACAGTGTCGAAGTATTGCCAACTTCTGCTGGGACAGGACCTTCATATAATTTTAATCATTATTTACATGCGCCGATCGCGGCAATCGGTATCGGTAATCCCAATTCTGGCGCCCATGCCCCAAATGAAAATGTAACGGAAGCTGACTATCTCAGCGGCATCGAAGTGATCACGCAGTTTTTCGCTAATTTAAGTGCGCATACGCGGGCTGATGACCATTCAATCACGGCCTAA
- a CDS encoding ArgE/DapE family deacylase, protein MERAEKIKILQQLIQINSVNGNERVIANYLQQLFKAHGITSVELIPFNGATERCSIIAEIGERTTDKVLALAGHLDTVAVGNRASWQFDPFSGQLSADSIYGRGAADMKSGLAAMVIAMIEIKESGVKLNGRLRFIGTASEELGARGAVELTQQGRIDDVTAMVVGEPTSGDIVFAHSGQFNYTVTAYGKSAHSSLPDKGINAIYHLNDFINAERTAFTDVPKSKLLGALVHSITVIKGGEQINSIPDQAYLQGNIRPIPEFDTQQVLERLQQIIVKLNQRPQVKLELTVRDRFEAIANDPDSPFVNLVQAARTAAFGTPAQKLIIHGATDASAYVAANDCPMLLLGAGNWHDAHQINESVAVANYLNVLATYENIIRQYL, encoded by the coding sequence ATGGAACGAGCAGAGAAAATTAAGATCTTGCAACAATTGATCCAGATCAATTCAGTTAATGGTAATGAACGAGTGATTGCTAATTATTTGCAACAACTTTTTAAAGCACATGGAATCACATCTGTGGAATTGATTCCCTTCAATGGTGCGACAGAGCGTTGTAGCATCATTGCTGAAATTGGTGAGCGCACGACGGATAAAGTGTTGGCGTTAGCTGGGCATTTAGATACAGTTGCAGTAGGCAATCGCGCTAGTTGGCAATTCGATCCGTTTAGTGGCCAACTGAGTGCTGATTCAATTTATGGTCGTGGTGCTGCAGATATGAAATCTGGCTTGGCTGCGATGGTGATCGCTATGATTGAAATCAAGGAAAGCGGCGTGAAGTTAAATGGCCGATTACGTTTTATCGGTACGGCCAGTGAAGAACTAGGTGCGCGTGGTGCCGTCGAGCTGACGCAGCAAGGGCGGATCGATGATGTGACCGCCATGGTGGTTGGTGAACCAACTAGTGGCGATATTGTGTTCGCGCATAGTGGGCAATTTAATTATACGGTGACGGCTTACGGAAAAAGCGCGCACAGTTCGTTACCGGATAAAGGTATTAACGCGATCTATCATTTAAATGACTTTATTAATGCTGAGCGGACGGCGTTTACTGATGTGCCTAAAAGTAAGCTATTAGGCGCTTTGGTACATAGTATTACGGTGATCAAAGGTGGCGAGCAGATCAATAGTATTCCTGATCAGGCGTATCTACAAGGTAATATTCGCCCGATCCCTGAGTTCGATACCCAGCAAGTTCTTGAGCGATTACAGCAGATCATCGTCAAATTAAATCAGCGTCCCCAAGTAAAACTTGAATTAACGGTTAGAGATCGGTTTGAAGCGATTGCGAATGACCCTGATTCACCGTTTGTCAATTTAGTTCAGGCTGCCCGGACCGCGGCGTTTGGGACGCCAGCACAAAAGTTGATCATTCATGGTGCAACGGATGCCTCGGCTTATGTTGCTGCTAATGATTGCCCGATGTTACTACTAGGCGCTGGTAATTGGCATGATGCGCATCAGATCAATGAGTCGGTGGCGGTTGCTAATTATCTCAATGTATTGGCAACTTATGAAAATATTATCCGCCAATATTTATAA
- a CDS encoding sugar O-acetyltransferase: protein MKKTEREKMTAGEAYQQFDPELIERRKLIRQQLKEINQIVDNEERNQRFKALLADAGDDFFVESEFKFDYGFNIHIGDHFYGNYDMTFLDTCPITIGSHCYFGPNVGLYTPVHPLDAAQRDADVELGKPITIGNSCWFGGRVTVLPGVTLGNEVVVGAGSVVTKSFPDKVVIAGNPARIIKQL, encoded by the coding sequence ATGAAAAAAACAGAGCGAGAAAAAATGACTGCCGGCGAAGCTTATCAGCAGTTCGACCCAGAATTGATCGAACGGCGGAAACTAATTCGTCAGCAGCTAAAAGAAATCAACCAAATTGTCGATAATGAAGAACGTAATCAGCGGTTTAAGGCGTTATTAGCGGATGCCGGGGATGACTTTTTCGTCGAAAGTGAATTTAAGTTTGATTATGGGTTTAACATTCACATTGGCGATCATTTCTATGGTAATTACGATATGACGTTTTTGGACACTTGCCCGATCACCATTGGTAGTCATTGCTACTTTGGCCCGAATGTTGGCTTGTATACGCCAGTTCATCCACTGGATGCGGCGCAGCGTGATGCTGATGTTGAGCTAGGCAAGCCGATCACCATTGGTAATAGTTGCTGGTTTGGTGGTCGTGTGACAGTACTGCCAGGCGTTACTTTAGGTAACGAAGTTGTGGTTGGTGCTGGCTCTGTAGTGACAAAATCTTTTCCAGATAAGGTCGTGATCGCCGGTAATCCAGCGCGTATTATCAAACAGCTTTAA
- a CDS encoding BCCT family transporter: protein MAPGRISNFPLGHVGCGRVFRCRFIILKAKQIDRTVFVPTVSLFVLMSAALLLGGHSLQHWLASLMTGITTNMGWLFFGVYLLNFAFFVYLASSHFGNIRLGKATDKPKYNNFQWGSMVFATAIDASILMLSMVDPLRAVAHPAFNVKPFSHAAYFDASMFGQFDWGPMAWMMFASATIAIGYAMYNKHRQVQRLSEAITLLDGQQGYKKVLRTFVDFLVVVGIMGGIGSSVGLEIPILATVVHSFTGVPDNFMLKLVLFAILFVLFAVTVFAGLEGGIDRLSAAHIWTAVGFLVFVLLLGPTKLLGQLELGNLGHLITRFIPLSTGLVGKGAVTTNANTIFYWGWWLSYMPFTGLFIARISKGRTIRQIIVGMLLFGALGCMSFYAILGGYSLYLQHSGIVNLVQILNTQGQAAVIARVLSTLPFKVAVLIFYALSCFIFLATTISSSAFIVSSLTSLKLKAGQDPSRFNRMIWVGVFILFSMGIVVVGGFKTVQTICTLAGLPLIFVCVLLLGSIVQMVRADQTVYATKRTRAGLEHDAEVQVQQLRKKQQRKAQHSGLAPVRY, encoded by the coding sequence ATGGCACCAGGACGAATCAGTAATTTTCCTCTAGGGCACGTCGGTTGTGGACGTGTTTTCAGGTGCAGGTTTATAATTTTAAAAGCAAAACAAATTGATCGAACCGTTTTTGTTCCAACCGTGAGTCTTTTCGTGTTGATGTCGGCGGCGTTATTACTTGGTGGGCATTCACTGCAGCACTGGTTGGCGTCATTAATGACTGGTATTACGACTAACATGGGTTGGCTTTTCTTCGGTGTGTATCTCTTGAACTTCGCTTTTTTTGTTTATTTAGCTAGCAGTCATTTTGGCAATATCCGTCTTGGCAAAGCAACTGACAAACCAAAGTACAATAATTTTCAATGGGGTAGTATGGTTTTTGCCACGGCGATCGATGCTAGTATTTTAATGTTAAGTATGGTTGATCCATTACGGGCGGTAGCTCATCCAGCGTTTAATGTGAAGCCATTTTCCCATGCGGCTTACTTTGATGCCAGCATGTTTGGTCAGTTTGACTGGGGACCAATGGCATGGATGATGTTTGCTTCAGCGACAATTGCGATCGGCTATGCCATGTACAATAAACATCGTCAGGTCCAACGTTTAAGCGAGGCAATCACCTTACTTGATGGCCAACAAGGCTACAAAAAAGTATTACGTACTTTTGTTGATTTCCTAGTTGTTGTCGGCATTATGGGTGGGATCGGTTCATCAGTTGGTCTAGAAATTCCTATTTTAGCAACCGTGGTTCACAGTTTTACTGGGGTACCAGATAACTTCATGTTGAAATTAGTCTTATTTGCGATTTTATTTGTACTCTTCGCGGTGACTGTTTTTGCCGGCTTAGAAGGCGGTATCGACCGCTTAAGTGCCGCGCATATTTGGACCGCGGTCGGCTTTTTGGTCTTTGTTTTATTGTTGGGACCAACTAAGTTATTAGGCCAATTAGAACTTGGTAATTTAGGTCATTTGATCACGCGCTTTATCCCATTAAGTACTGGTTTGGTAGGTAAAGGGGCAGTCACGACGAATGCCAACACGATTTTCTATTGGGGTTGGTGGTTGTCATACATGCCATTTACTGGTTTGTTCATCGCGCGCATTTCTAAAGGGCGGACGATTCGCCAAATCATTGTCGGTATGTTATTGTTCGGTGCTTTAGGTTGTATGAGTTTTTACGCTATTTTAGGTGGTTATTCATTATACCTGCAGCATAGTGGGATCGTTAATCTAGTTCAAATATTGAATACGCAAGGTCAAGCGGCAGTTATTGCTCGTGTTTTGAGTACTTTGCCATTTAAAGTTGCCGTTTTGATATTCTATGCATTATCCTGCTTCATTTTCTTAGCCACAACGATTTCTTCATCGGCATTTATCGTCTCCTCATTGACCAGCTTGAAATTAAAAGCAGGCCAAGACCCTAGTCGCTTTAACCGGATGATCTGGGTCGGCGTGTTCATTCTCTTTTCCATGGGGATCGTCGTTGTCGGTGGTTTTAAAACCGTGCAGACGATCTGTACACTGGCTGGTTTACCGTTGATCTTTGTTTGTGTATTACTACTGGGCTCGATCGTACAGATGGTTCGTGCCGATCAAACCGTTTACGCTACCAAGCGGACACGGGCTGGTTTGGAACACGATGCCGAAGTACAAGTACAGCAATTGCGTAAAAAACAACAGCGTAAAGCACAACATAGTGGTTTAGCGCCAGTACGTTATTAA
- a CDS encoding YbaN family protein — translation MKKYAYLFLGTITFALGTLGIVLPLLPTTVFYLLTGFFWYRSSPKLNAKLIKLPAYQRYVTPFLEKRMSPRSKWRMFGMMGLVFLISALLIEHHLIRILLGVIYFSLVVGLSWYLKKRPTTKSEK, via the coding sequence ATGAAAAAATATGCTTATCTGTTCCTCGGTACGATCACTTTTGCCCTTGGTACATTGGGAATCGTTCTTCCTTTATTACCGACAACGGTATTTTATCTGTTAACTGGTTTCTTTTGGTATCGTAGCTCACCAAAATTGAACGCCAAATTGATCAAGCTGCCGGCTTATCAAAGGTACGTGACCCCTTTTCTAGAAAAACGAATGTCGCCACGCAGTAAATGGCGGATGTTTGGCATGATGGGGCTCGTTTTTCTTATCTCAGCACTACTTATCGAACATCATCTGATCCGTATTTTACTTGGTGTTATCTATTTCAGCTTAGTCGTCGGCTTAAGCTGGTACTTGAAAAAACGCCCGACAACAAAATCCGAAAAGTGA